The Streptomyces sp. NBC_00510 genomic interval TCGGTCACCCAGCAGCAGGCCGACAAGTTCGAGGACCTGGGCGCCCTGGGTGCCAAGGACCTCAAGGACGACTTCTCCGCCGCCAAGTGGGCCGCCGCCACCACCTCCGACGGCCGCACCCTGGGGCTCGGCACCGACGTCGGCCCCGAGGCGATCTGCTACCGCACCGACCTGTTCCGGCAGGCCGGCCTGCCCACCGACCGGGCCGAACTGGCGCAGAAGTGGTCCACGTGGGACGGCTACCTGGAGCTCGGCAAGCAGTACAAGGCGAGGGCCGGGGCCAAGAGCGCCTGGGTCGACAGCGTCGGCAGCCTCTACTCCGTCATCGTCGGCCAGGAGAAGGAACGTTACTACGACGCCTCCGGCAAGTTGATCTACGACGACAACGCCGCCATCACCTCGGCCTGGGACCTGTCCGTGCAGGCCGCCCAGGACGGGCTGAGCGCCAAACTCGCCCAGTGGACCCCCGCCTGGAACCAGGCCTTCAGCAGCGGCTCCTTCGCCACCATCGGCTGCCCCGCCTGGATGCTGGGCTACATCAAGGGCCAGGCCGGGGACGCCGGCAAGGGCAAGTGGGACGTCGCCCCGCTCCCGGGCGGCGCCGCGGGCAACTGGGGCGGGTCCTACCTGGCCATCCCCAAGGGCTCCGCGCACGCCAAGGAAGCCTTCGCGCTGGTCAAGTGGCTGACGGCCGCGGAACAGCAGGCCAAGCTCTTCAAGAAGCAGGGCAGCTTCCCCTCCAACGTCGGGGCGATCGAGTCCGTCAAGGACGTCACCGACCCGTACTTCAGCGACGCGCCCATCGGGCAGATCTTCGGCGCCGCCGCCGAGGCTTCCCCGGTGCAGGTGCTCGGCGTGCACGACGGCGACGTCAACCAGCAGATCACCAACGCGCTCGGCGAGGTCGAACGCAAGGGCACGGACTCCGCGACGGCGTGGAGCCACGCCAGGAAGGGCGTCGAGAACGCCGTCGGCTGACGGCCCCCGCCCCGCCGGCGCCGGGCGCGGCGGACCGTTCCCCGGTCCTCCGCGCCCGGCCGCCCCGCCCCGGTACGCCCCCGACCCGAAGGTCCCGCCCCATGACCCTGACCGCCACCGCGCCGGTGCCCCCCGCCCGGCCCCCGGCAGCCCAGGCGCCCCCGCGGCGACTGCTCGCCCGGCTGTCGCCGTACGCCTACGTCGCGCCGTTCTTCGCGCTCTTCGCCGCGTTCGGGCTGTTCCCGCTGCTCTACACCGCGTACGTCTCCCTCTACCGCGTCGAGCTCCAGACCCCCGGCGCGATGGAATGGCGGGGCCTGGACAACTACACCGCGCTCCTGCGCGACGACTTCTTCTGGACCGCGCTGCGCAACACCTTCACCATCGGGGTCGTCTCCACCGTGCCGCAGCTGCTCATGGCGCTCGGCCTCGCCCACCTGCTCAACTACAAGCTGCGGGGCCGGACCTTCTTCCGGGTCACGATGCTCCTGCCGTACGCCACGTCCGTGGCCGCCGCGACCCTGGTCTTCGCCCAGCTCTTCGGCCGCGACTTCGGCCTGGTCAACTGGCTGCTCGGACTGGCCGGCATCGGGCCCGTCGACTGGCAGTCCGGGACCGTCGCCTCGCAGATCGCGGTGTCCACGATCGTCACCTGGCGGTGGACCGGGTACAACGCGCTCATCTACCTCGCCGGGATGCAGTCCATCCCCGGGGACCTGTACGAGGCCGCCGAACTCGACGGCGCCTCGCGGTGGCGGCAGTTCCTCCACGTCACCCTGCCCGGCCTGCGGCCCACGATCCTCTTCACCATCGTGGTCTCCACCATCGGCGCCACCCAGCTCTTCGGCGAGCCGCTGCTGTTCGAGGGGAGCATCTCGGGCGGCATCTCCCACCAGTACCAGACCCTCGGCCTCTACATGTACGAGCAGGGCTGGGGCTACTTCCACCTGGGCCGCGCCGCCGCCATCGCCTGGGTGATGTTCGTCCTCATCGTCCTGCTCGTGCTGCTCAACACCGCGCTGGCACGGCGCCGTTCACGGAAGGGGACCCGTCGATGAGCGCGCTCCTCACACGGCCGCGGCCCGGCCGCGACGCCGGGACCGCACGCCCCCTCCCCCGCCTGCGTTCCGCCCGGGCGGGCCGGCAGCACCACGGCGGCCGCCTCGCCTACGCCCTCCTGATCGTCGCGGCGGTGATCTCCGCCTTCCCCTTCTACTGGACGATCGTCGCCGCGACCCGGTCCAACGCGGAGCTGGCCGCGAGCCCGCCGTCGCTGCTGCCCGGCGGCAACCTCGTGCACAACTTCCGGCAGGTGCTGGAGCAGGCCGACATCGGCAAGGCCCTGCTCAACTCCCTGATCGTGTCCGGTTCGGTGACGGTCGGCACCGTCCTGTGCTCCACGCTCGCCGGGTTCGCCTTCGCGAAACTGCGCTTCCGGGGCCGCAACGCGCTGCTCACGCTCACGGTCGGGACGATGATGATCCCGCCCCAGCTGGGCGTCATCCCGCTCTTCATGCTCATCGCGGAGCTGCACTGGGTGAACCAGCTCCAGTCCGTCATCCTCCCCGGGCTCGTCTCGGCCTTCGGGGTCTTCTTCATGCGGCAGTACCTCGCGCAGTCGCTGCCGGACGAGCTGATCGAGGCCGGCCGCGTCGACGGCGCCTCGACGGCGCGGATCTTCTGGAGCATCGTCGTCCCCGTCGCCCGGCCGGGGATGGCGGTGCTGGGGATGCTCACGTTCATGGCGTCCTGGAACGACTTCTTCTGGCCGATCATCGCGCTCACGTCGCAGGAGCCCACGGTGCAGGTCGCCTTGCGGCAGCTGGGTGGGGGGTATGTGCACGACCAGTCGGTGATCATGGCAGGCACGCTGCTGGGGACGGTGCCGGTGCTGGTGGTTTTCGGGGTGCTGGGGCGGCAGATCGTGGGCGGGATCATGCAGGGGGCGGTGAAGGGTTAACAGGTCCTCGTCTGCGGCGCCGTTGTGGTTGCGGTTGGGGTTTCTCCCCCACCCGCCCGCCGCAGGCGCAACGCACCCGCACACAGCAACGGACCGCACACAAGGAGCCCCGATGACCACGACCGCAGCCCGGACCACCAACGCCCCGCACACGACACCGGCCTTCCCCGAAGGGTTCCGGTGGGGCGCCGCCACCGCGGCCTACCAGATCGAGGGCGCTGCCGCCGAGGACGGCCGCACCCCCTCGATCTGGGACACCTTCAGCCGCACGCCCGGCAAGGTGCGCAACGGCGACACCGGGGACATCGCCGCCGACCACTACCACCGCATGCGTGAGGACGTCGCGCTGATGGCGGAGCTGGGCCTGACGGACTACCGCTTCTCCGTGTCGTGGCCCCGCGTGCAGCCGACCGGCCGGGGCCCGGCCGTGCAGAAGGGGCTCGACTTCTACCGCGCCCTGGTCGACGAGCTGCTGGACCACCGCATCCGCCCCGTCCTGACGCTGTACCACTGGGACCTCCCGCAGGAGCTGGAGGACGCCGGCGGCTGGCCCGTGCGCGGCACCGCGGAGCGCTTCGCGGAGTACGCGGGGCTCGTCGCGGACGCGCTCGGCGACCGGGTGCCGTTGTGGACGACGCTGAACGAGCCGTGGTGCTCGGCGTTCCTGGGGTACGCGCAGGGCGTGCACGCGCCGGGCCGGACGGAGCCGGAGGCGGCGCTGCGGGCGGCGCACCACCTGCTGCTGGGGCACGGCCTCGCGGTGGGCGTGCTGCGTGAACGGCTCCCCGTGCCGGCCCAGGTGTCGCTAACGCTGAACCTCGCGGCGGTGCGTCCGCACACCGGGAGCGCCGCCGACCGGGACGCCGCCCGGCGGGTCGACGCGCTGGCCAACCGGATCTGGCTGGACCCGGTGTTCCGCGGCTCCTACCCGCGGGACCTGCTGCGGGACACGGCCGCGCTGACGGACTGGTCGTTCGTGGAGGACGGCGACCTGGCGGTGATCTCCCGTCCGGTGGACGCGCTGGGCCTCAACTACTACGCCCCGACCGTGGTGGCCGCGGGCGGCCATGCGGGGCCGTCGCCGTGGCCGGGGGCCGAGGGGCACGTGCGGTTCGTGCCGGCGCCGGGGCCGCGGACGGCGATGGACTGGCCGGTGGACGCCGACGGGCTGCACGAACTCCTGCTCCGTCTGCGGGACGAACTGCCGGACACGCCGCTGCTGGTCACCGAGAACGGCGCCGCGTACGACGACTACGCCGATCCCGAGGGCGAGGTCCACGACCCGGAGCGGATCGCGTACCTGCGCGCGCACCTGGCCGCGGTGCACCGGGCGATCACGGACGGTGCCGACGTCCAGGGCTACTTCCTGTGGTCGCTGCTGGACAACTTCGAATGGGCCTACGGCTACGGCAAGCGGTTCGGCGTGGTGCACGTGGACTTCGCGAGCCAGCGCCGTACGCCGAAGGACAGCGCCCGCTGGTACGCCGGGGTCGTCGCCCGGGGCGGCCTGCCGTCGACATGAGCCGCACATGTGGACAACTGGGGCCGTGTGAAGGTGAGTTGGGTCGCACCGCGTGTGAGACGGTACGGCCACGGGAAGGTCACGTTCGGACATCGAAGGTGAAGGTGCGGTAAAACGCGCCCCGAACGGGCTGGAGGAGCCATGGTCTACTCGATCGTCCTCGGCATCGTCATCGTCACACTCGGCCTCGGCAGCATCGTCTACACCTTCTGGCACGAGGGCAGTCCGCTGACCTTGCGCCGCGGCGGCGAGCGCCACAACGGCGCCGGATGACCGCCGGCCCGGCTCCCCGTCGGGGAGCCGGGCCGGGTCCGGTCAGTACACCTTGCGGTGGCCGCCGCCGCGCTTGCGCTCGTACATCTCGCGCCCCGCGGCGGAGCGCAGCTTCCACTCCCGGCGCATCTCGGAGCGGAGCCGGGCGTCGGTGCGGGAGGCGATCCACGCGTTCTCACGGAGCAGCTTGCGGTAGCTGTCCAGCCGGCGGTGGGTCAGGATGCCGTCCTCCAGGGCGGCGAGGACCGCACAGCCGGGCTCGGAGTCGTGCGAGCAGTCGGGGAAGCGGCATTCACCGGCCAGCGCCTCGATGTCGGAGAACGTCCGGGTGAGACCGGCGTCGGCGTCCCACAGCCCGACGCCGCGCAGTCCCGGGGTGTCGATGACCACCCCGCCGCCGGGGAGCGGCAGCAGGTCGCGGGTGGTCGTGGTGTGCCGGCCCTTGCCGTCGCTGTCGCGGTTGGCCTGCACCTCCTGGACCTCGCGGCCCAGCAGGGCGTTGGTGAGCGTGGACTTGCCCGCGCCCGACTGCCCGAGCAGCACGGACGTGGTGCCGGCCAGCGCGTTCGCCACCTCCGGCACGCCCTGGCCGGTGGCGGCGCTGACGACCAGGACCTCCACGCCGGGCGCCGCGCCGCGGGCGTCGTCCAGCAGGTGGCCGGGGTCGTCGACGAGGTCGGCCTTGGTGAGGACGACCAGCGGCTGCGCGCCGCTGGTCCACGCCAGGGACACGAAGCGTTCGAGCCGTCCGAGGTCGAGTTCGGCGGCGATCGACACGGCGATGACCGCCAGGTCGACGTTGGCCGCCAGGACCTGTCCCTCGGAGCGCTTGGAGGAGGTGGAGCGGACGAAGGTCGTGCGGCGCGGCAGCAGGGCACGTACGGCGGGACCCGTGTCCGGGGTCTCGTCGACGGCGGCCCAGTCGCCGGTGCAGGCGATCCCCATGGGGTCGCGGGTGAAGACGTCCTCGGTGTCGGCGCGGACGGCCTTGAGGCCGCCGGAGCCGTCGGGGAGGACGACGTCGCACAGCCCGCGGTCGACGCGGACGATGCGGCCGGGTGCGAGTCCCCGCTCCGCGTGGACGGCGAAGTCGGAGTCGAGTGAGGAGTCCCAGCCGTAGGCGGTGAGCGCGGTGGACGGCTGCGGGACGGATCCGTTGGTCAACGGAGGAGAGCCCTTCGGGAGGGCGGTCGCGCGCGGTTGTGCCGTCGGGTGCTTCGCGACGGGCAGGGTCAGCCGGCGACCGCTGAGGTGGGGGTGATGATCTTCTGGATGCGGGCAGCGCCCAGCTCGACGGCAGTCATCGTTCCAACACCTCCCGGTTTGCTCTCGGTCCGACGGCGACACCTTAGCCGGTGTGCCGGGAGACCCCGCAACCGGTTTTCCGCGGACGGCTCACGCCGTCTCGGCGTAACGCTCCCCCGCGTACTCCCGTACCACCGGGACGACGGCCTCCGCGCCGCCGGGCAGCCGGTCGAGGCGCACCAGGGCGAAGGCCTGGTGACCGTCGACCAGGTAGGAGGGGTTGCTGTGCGGACGGCTGCCCGGCAGCGGCCACACCACCAGCCAGGGGCGGGTGTCGGTGGTGGTCGGCGGGCGGCCGACCGTGACGGCCGCGACGTCCTTCCAGGAGAAGAACGACTCCTCGCCGGTGACCTCGCGCATACCGATCCCGGCGGGCCCGACGCGCAGCCGCAGCGGCTTGCGCCAGCGCCGGTACGAGCGGCCCGTGAGGACCCAGCAGCCGATCGCGCCGAGCGGACCGAAGGCGCCGAAGGGCTCGGGGCCGGTGAAGCCGCCGTGGACGAGTTCCCAGAACGAGTAGCTGAAGACGACGCCGAGCGCCGCCCAGACCAGGGTCCAGGCGCCGGCCTGCCGGGCGTCGACGAACTGCCGCTCCCCGCCGGGCACGCGCAGTTCCGGTCCCGACACGGTCACCGGGATCGGCGGGCGTACGGCCCGTGGCGCGGTCTCGAAGGCGGCGCCGCCGTGCTCGGCGAGCGCGGCCGTCAGCTCCGGGACGCTCTGGTCGAGGTCCTCGCAGTCGACGAGCGTGTACCGCAGCCGGCCGTCCCAGGTGCGGTCGGGCTTGCGGGGGAACGTGACGCCGGGCGCCGTCCAGAGCGTGAGCCGCGGCTTGGGCGGTGTGGTGGTCTCGCTGTCCTCACCGGTGTGGGGAAGGTGCCACAGGGAGACCGCCTCGATCTGCTCCCAGGCGAGTTCCGCGTCGTGCAGCGTGATGCCGAACGCGTCGACCCGCAGCCGGAACGGCTTCCGCGCCCTTCGCAGGTCCCTCGCCCCGTTCCAGGCCCCCATGGCCCCCAGGAACCCCAGGAACAGGGGGCCCGTCGCGCTCCGCGAGGCGACCAGCCACACCAGCGCCAGCGCGACCGTGGTCAGACCTCCGATCAGCCACCGCCGGCCCCGTCTCCTGAGCGTCCGCTCTACCGTGAACTCCACCATTCCCCGCCCCCTTTGACGTCCCCACCCGGATCTCATGATGCGCTCGCCAGGGCCTGCGGCTACGGCCGTGAGCTGGGTGTTGCCCAACCGTGACGCCCGGCCGGACGGCGGCTCCGGCCGGTCGCCGCCGCGTCGCCCGCCGTTCACCGAGGGCCCCGCGAGGAGCCTCCGAGGACGACTTTGCCTGTTCTTTACAACCCGCCTCCGGGCCGCCTCGTCTCTCCGCGCGATCAGTTGCCACCACCCGCCCGTGCCCCACCGGGGGCGGGGCGGGGTGACGAAGGAGAGCGATACATGCGCAGCAGTGTTCTCATCGCCGCGGCCGTCGCGTGCGCCGCGGTGCTGGCGGGGACGGCGCCCGCGTTCGCCGACGGGCCGAGCGCGCAGCCCGCGCCGGCGCGCAGCGCCGCGCCGAGCGAAGCGCCGTCCGCGGTGCCGTCCCCGCGTCAGGTCGACCGGGTGCCGGCGGGTGCGCCCGACACCGGCGTGCAGTCCCCGGCCGGCGCGCACGGGCCGGACGGCACGGTGGTGGCGGCGGCCGGGGGCGGCCTGCTGCTCCTGGCCGGCGGCACGTTCGTGGTGACGCGGCGCAGGCGCACCACCGCCGGATGACCCCGGGCGCGAGGTGGGCCGCGGTCCTGGCGGCCCTGGTCGTGCTGCCCTGGGCGGGCGGGTGCGCGGACGGCTCCGGTGACGGTCCCGTCGCCGCGCCGCCCGTCGTCTCCGCGCCGCCCGCGGCCGCACCGACGCGCCCGTCCCCGCCGGCCCCGCTCGCCCGCTCGGTCCCGGTACGGCTGCGGATCCCGGCGATCGGGGTCGACACCCCGGTCATGGAACTGGGGCTGGCCCCGGACGGCACGGTGGAGGTCCCGCCGGTGGCGCGTCACTCGCCCGCCGGCTGGTACCGCCACTCCCCCACGCCGGGGCAGCTCGGCCCGTCCGTGCTCCTGGCCCACGTCACCGTCGGCCGGTTCGGCGACGGGGTCTTCCGCGACCTGGCACGGCTGCGCCCGGGCGACCGGGTCGTGGCGGGGCTCCGGGACGGCGCGTCGGCGGAGTTCACCGTGGACCGGGTGCGGACGGTGGCCAAGGCGCACTTCCCGGCCCAGGAGGTCTACGGCGACGTGGACCGCCCCGAGCTGCGCCTGATCACCTGCGGCGGCCCCCGCACCGCCGACGGGAGCGGATACCGCGACAACGTCGTGGTATTCGCCTCCCTGACCTCGCGGGACCGCGGCTAGGGACGGCCGGCCGGGCCGGGTGGCGGTACGCCCCCCGGCCCGGCCGTCCGGTGGCACGCCTGCGGCATGATGAACGACGGAATGTGGAGAGTGTTGAAACGGTCTTCCCGGGACGAAGCGGCGTCCGAGCTGTTCGCCGCCCTCTACCCCCGCCTGGCCGGCTGGTGCCGGCGGCTGGTCGACGACGACGAGACGGCCCACGAGATCGCCTCGGAGGCCTTCACCCGGCTGTGGGCGCGCTGGACGAGCGTGGACGAACCGCGCGGCTTCCTCTACGTCACGGCGGCCAACATCGTGCGCGACCACTGGCGGAAGCTGGAGCGCGAACGCCGGGCCATGCGCCGCGCCACCGCGGAGGTCCTCGTCGACGGGCAGGGCGAGGGACGCGACGGGCAGACCGACCCTTCGGTGCGGATGCTCGTCCAGTCGCTGCCCGAGCGGCTGCGCGTGCCCATCCTGCTGTACTACTACGCCGACATGCCGGTCCGGGAGGTGGCGGCCGCGACGGGGCGGAAGGAAGGAACCGTGAAGGCCGACCTCCACGCGGCCAGGGAAATGCTGCGAGCCGGACTGAGGAGAAGCCTTGATCACACCCATTGAGGGCCCGGACGAGGAGCGGGACCCGGAGCTGAGCGCCCTGCTGCGGCCCGCCACGGTCCTGCTCGGGCCGCCGCCCGGCCGGTTCCGGGAGGTCCGCCGCGTGGCGGCGCGGCGCAAGCTGCTGCGGGCGGCCGCGGGAGCCGGGGTGTCCCTGGCGGTGGCGGCGGTCGTCGCCGTGCCGCTGCACCTGCTGTCCGCCCCGGGGCAGGGCCCCACGGTCGGGCCGGCCGTGCCCGCGGTGTCCGTCCCCCCGGCGGCCGACCCCCCGCCCTCGCCGCGCCCGACCACGTCACCCGTCCCGGAGCCGTCCGAGACCCCCGGCCCGGACCGCCGCACCGGCTCCCCCGCCGCCCCCGATCCGCGCCGCGCAGCCTCCTCCGCCCGCCAGACCGACGTCGTCTCGGCCACACCTCTCGGCCGTGCCACGGACGACCCCCCGGCCCGCCCCCGCGGCTGACCGGCTCCGCCACGGAGGACGTGTGAGGCCGGGGCGGTGCGTGTCCGATTCGTTCAAGACGGGCCGGGCGGCGCGACCCTACGGTTGCGGCATGACTCTTCGTTTGGATGTCGTCGAGATCGTCGTGGCCGACATGGCCGCCTCGCTGGCCTTCTACCGCAGGCTGGGGCTGGAGATCCCCGCCGGGGTGGAGGCGGACCCGCATGTGGAGGTGGCGCTGCCCGGGGGGCTGCGGATGGCGTGGGACACCGTGGAGACCGTCCGGTCGTTCGACGCCTCCTGGGCGCCGCCGCAGGGTGGTCACCGGATGGCGCTGGCCTTCACCTGCGACGGGCCGAAGGAGGTGGACGCGACGTTCGCCGAGCTGACCGGGGCCGGGTACGCGGGACACCTGAAGCCCTTCGACGCGCCCTGGGGGATGCGGTACGCCGTGGTCCTGGACCCGGACGGGAACCCGGTCGACCTCTTCGCGGCGCTGCCGCAGGGGTAGCCGGGGTCAGGAGAGCAGGTCGCCGAGCGGGACGCCGGCGAGGGCGCGGACGTCGCGGGCCAGATGGGCCTGGTCCGCGTAACCGGCGCGGGCGGCGACGTCGGCGAAGGGATGGCCGCGGCGGGCCAGTCCCAGTGCGCGTTGGAGGCGCAGGATGCGGGCGAGGGTCTTGGGCCCGTAGCCGAAGGCCTCCAGGCAGCGGCGGTGGAGCTGGCGTTCGCTCAGCCCGGTGTCCTCGGCGACGGTGCCGACGCGCGCGCCGGCCGCCAGGCGCGCGGCGATCCGCGGGCCCCACGGGGGCGCCGCGCGCCGCACGTCCCGTGCGAGCACCAGGGCCTCCAGGACGGCGCCGGGGTCGGCGGCCGCGGCGACGCGCTCGGTGGCCCGGCGTGCCTGCGCGCCGGGCCACAGCGCGTCCAGCGGAACACGGCGGTCGCGCAGTTCGTGCGCGGGCAGCCCGAACACGGCGGGCCCGACGCCGGGGGCGAAGCGCAGGCCCGCGTACCGCGTGCCGGGCGGGCTGCCGGAGAGGTGGGCGGCGGTGTCGGGGCCCGCCGCGAACAGACCGGTGTCCTCGCCCCAGATCAGGTCGATGCAGCCGTCGGGCAGCACGCGGGCCGCCCCGGCACCCGCTGTCCTCGTCCACAGCACGGCGCCGGGCACCGTCGAGGCCTGTTCCCGGTACACCGCTCCAGCATGGCACCGGCCACCGACAGCGCGCCGGGTGCGCCTCAGTCGCGCGGGGGCTTGCCGCCGTTCTTGCCCGAGGGCCGGCGCCCGCGCAGCCGGGACCGCACGTCCTCCGGCGGCAGGAAGCCCGCCCAGCGCTCGGGGAATTCGGCGGGCGGGTCCTCCGGACCGACCTCGTCGTCCGGGCCGGACTCGAACGCGGCGCGACGGGCGGCGGCCTCCGCGACGAGGTCGGCGGCGGCGCGTTCCCTGGCCCGGGCGTTCTCCTCGCGGGCGGCCGCGGTCTCGATCGACGGCCACACCCGGTCGATGGCCGCGTTGACGGCCGCTCCGACGAGCACCGCGAAGGCCGACACGAAGATCCACAGCAGGACGGCGACGGGCGCCGCCAGCGATCCGTAGATGGTCGGGCCCTCGACGGTGTGGGTGAGGTAGATGCGCAGCACGAAGCTGCCGAGGACCCACATCAGCAGGGCGACGGCCGCCCCGGGCATGTCCTCGTACCAGGGCGACCGCACCGGTACGGAGACGTGGTACAGCGTGGTGAGGAACGCGATCGACAGCACGCTGACGACCGGCCAGTACAGTATCCGGATCACGGCCTCGCTCCACGGCAGGAACGACACCACCGCGTCCGGACCGACGACCATCAGCGGCATGACGACCGCGCCGATCACCAGGGCGACGATGTAGAGCAGCAGCGCCAGCAGCCGCGTCCTGACGATGCCGCGCCTGCCCTCCAGCCCGTACATGATCGTGATCGTGTCGACGAAGACGTTGAGGGCCCGCGATCCGGACCACAGGGCGATGACGAAGCCGATGGAGATCACGTCGGGCCGTCCGCCGCCGAAGACGTCGTCGACGAGCGGCCGCATCAACTGGTCGACGCCCTTGTCCGACAGGACCGTCGCGGCGGCCGTGAGGATGTTGCCGCGGATGTTGTCGATCGTGTCGGTGCCGATGATCTCGTCGACGTAGCCGATGGCGCCGACGAGGCTCAGCAGCAGCGGCGGCAGGGAGAGCAGCACGAAGAAGGCGGCCTCGGCGGCGAGTCCGGTGACGCGGTACTCCATGCAGGAGTCGACCGTGTCCTTGAGCAGCAGCCAGCCCACCTTGCGCTTGGATACGTTCCTGTAGAGGGCCCGCGCCCGGTGGAGTCGGCCTCGCCTGGGCCGCTCGGGTGTTTCGTCTGCTGCCTGCACGCGCCTACCGTAACCGTCATGAGTCCCCCCACACACACCGTGACCAACCAGGCTCCGCCCCTGGTCGGGTATGACGTGTACGCCACCGACACCGCCCTGGTGGAGGGGGTGGCACGGCACGTGGCGCCCGGGCTCCGGGAGGAGGTCCACCGGGAGCTCGGCGAGATCGGCCGGGGCGCGGGTTCCGCGCAGGCGCGGGGGTGGGCGGAGGCCGCCGACACCCATCCGCCGGTGCTGCGCACCCACGACCGCTACGGGCACCGGATCGACGAGGTGGAGTTCCACCCGGCCTGGCACCGACTGCTGGGACGGGCGGTCTCGTCGGGGCTCACCGACGCCTGGTCGCGCCCCGGCGGACATCTGCGGCGCGCGGCGGGTTTCCTGGTGTGGTCCCAGGCGGAGGCCGGGCACGGCTGCCCGGTGTCGATGACGCACGCGGCGGTGCCGGCGCTGCGGGCCGACCCGGCGCTGGCCGCCGAGTGGGAGCCCCGGCTGGGGTCGCGGGTGTACGACCCGCAGCTGGTGGCACCGGGAGGCAAGCCCGGGGCGCTGTTCGGCATGGGGATGACCGAGAAGCAGGGCGGCTCGGACCTGCGGGCCACCACCACGCGGGCGGAGCCGCTGGCGGAGGAGGGCACGTACCTGCTCACCGGCCACAAGTGGTTCTGCTCGGCACCGATGTCGGACGCCTTCCTCGTGCTGGCGCAGGCGTCCCCCTCCTCGGGGAAGGGGGGCCTGACCTGCTTCCTGCTGCCCCGGGTGCTACCGGACGGCTCCCGCAACGTCTTCCTGATCCAGCGGCTCAAGGACAAGCTGGGCAACCGCTCCAACGCCTCGGCGGAGGTGGAGTTCGACGGCACGTGGGCGCGCCGGGTCGGCGAGGAGGGGCGGGGGGTGGCGACCATCATCGAGATGGTGGCGGCCACCCGGCTGGACTGCGCGACCGGTTCCGCCGCGCTGATGCGGCAGGCGGTGGCGCAGGCGGTGCACCACGCGGCGCACCGCAGCGCGTTCGGCGGGCTTCTGGTCGACAAGCCGCTGATGCGGAACGTCCTGGCGGACCTGGCGCTGGAGTCGGAGGCGGCCACCACGACCGTGCTGCGGCTGGCGGCGGCGTACGACGCGGACGACGAGCAGGAGCGGCACTTCCGGCGGCTGGCGGTGGCGGTCTCCAAGTACTGGGTCACCAAGCGCTGCCCGCCGCTGGTGGCGGAGGCGCTGGAGTGCCTGGGCGGCAACGGCTACGTGGAGGAGTCGGGGCTGCCGCGGCTGTTCCGGGAGTCGCCGCTGAACTCGGTGTGGGAGGGCTCGGGCAATGTGCAGGCCCTGGACGTGCTGCGGGTGCTGCAGAGGGAGCCGCGCGCGCTGAACGCCTTCCTCGGCGAGATCGGCCTGGCGCGCGGCGCGGACCACCGGCTGGACGGCGCGATCACGTCGCTGCTGACCGAACTGGCCGATCTGGAGGGCGTCGAGGCCCGGGCGCGCCGGGTGGTGGAGCGCATGGCGCTGGTGCTGCAGGGTTCGTTGCTGGTGCGGTTCGCCCCGGTCGAGGTCTCGGACGCGTTCTGCGCCTCGCGGCTCGGCCGGGACTGGGGCGCGACCTTCGGCACGCTGCCGCGCGGGCTGGACCTGGCGGCGATCGTGGAGCGGGCGCGCCCCCAGGTGTGAGGGGCGGGTGCGGCGGCGGTCCGCCCGAGGTCCCGACGGAAGGACCGGGACCTTCGGGGAAACGTTCCGCCGCCGCGCCGCACTGAGGGTGGTGCCGCGCCGACTCGGCACCACCCCCGGTCTCGCCTCACCGTCGCACGGAATCAGGGTTCCGTACGAATAGCGTGATGCGCCGTCACTGTCCGTCGAATGCGCGCATATTCGCAACCGTTGCAGACAGTTGCAAGGTATTGGCCGGATATCCC includes:
- a CDS encoding extracellular solute-binding protein, with amino-acid sequence MPIARAARRATLRLGAVALAGALLAACGSGSTGTSADKDGKVTITVDLFGTFGYKEAGLYDEYEKLHPGVTVKESSTENEADYWKALQTRLAGGGGLADVQGIEVGRIASVTQQQADKFEDLGALGAKDLKDDFSAAKWAAATTSDGRTLGLGTDVGPEAICYRTDLFRQAGLPTDRAELAQKWSTWDGYLELGKQYKARAGAKSAWVDSVGSLYSVIVGQEKERYYDASGKLIYDDNAAITSAWDLSVQAAQDGLSAKLAQWTPAWNQAFSSGSFATIGCPAWMLGYIKGQAGDAGKGKWDVAPLPGGAAGNWGGSYLAIPKGSAHAKEAFALVKWLTAAEQQAKLFKKQGSFPSNVGAIESVKDVTDPYFSDAPIGQIFGAAAEASPVQVLGVHDGDVNQQITNALGEVERKGTDSATAWSHARKGVENAVG
- a CDS encoding sugar ABC transporter permease — its product is MTLTATAPVPPARPPAAQAPPRRLLARLSPYAYVAPFFALFAAFGLFPLLYTAYVSLYRVELQTPGAMEWRGLDNYTALLRDDFFWTALRNTFTIGVVSTVPQLLMALGLAHLLNYKLRGRTFFRVTMLLPYATSVAAATLVFAQLFGRDFGLVNWLLGLAGIGPVDWQSGTVASQIAVSTIVTWRWTGYNALIYLAGMQSIPGDLYEAAELDGASRWRQFLHVTLPGLRPTILFTIVVSTIGATQLFGEPLLFEGSISGGISHQYQTLGLYMYEQGWGYFHLGRAAAIAWVMFVLIVLLVLLNTALARRRSRKGTRR
- a CDS encoding carbohydrate ABC transporter permease → MSALLTRPRPGRDAGTARPLPRLRSARAGRQHHGGRLAYALLIVAAVISAFPFYWTIVAATRSNAELAASPPSLLPGGNLVHNFRQVLEQADIGKALLNSLIVSGSVTVGTVLCSTLAGFAFAKLRFRGRNALLTLTVGTMMIPPQLGVIPLFMLIAELHWVNQLQSVILPGLVSAFGVFFMRQYLAQSLPDELIEAGRVDGASTARIFWSIVVPVARPGMAVLGMLTFMASWNDFFWPIIALTSQEPTVQVALRQLGGGYVHDQSVIMAGTLLGTVPVLVVFGVLGRQIVGGIMQGAVKG
- a CDS encoding GH1 family beta-glucosidase; the encoded protein is MTTTAARTTNAPHTTPAFPEGFRWGAATAAYQIEGAAAEDGRTPSIWDTFSRTPGKVRNGDTGDIAADHYHRMREDVALMAELGLTDYRFSVSWPRVQPTGRGPAVQKGLDFYRALVDELLDHRIRPVLTLYHWDLPQELEDAGGWPVRGTAERFAEYAGLVADALGDRVPLWTTLNEPWCSAFLGYAQGVHAPGRTEPEAALRAAHHLLLGHGLAVGVLRERLPVPAQVSLTLNLAAVRPHTGSAADRDAARRVDALANRIWLDPVFRGSYPRDLLRDTAALTDWSFVEDGDLAVISRPVDALGLNYYAPTVVAAGGHAGPSPWPGAEGHVRFVPAPGPRTAMDWPVDADGLHELLLRLRDELPDTPLLVTENGAAYDDYADPEGEVHDPERIAYLRAHLAAVHRAITDGADVQGYFLWSLLDNFEWAYGYGKRFGVVHVDFASQRRTPKDSARWYAGVVARGGLPST
- the rsgA gene encoding ribosome small subunit-dependent GTPase A, with translation MTNGSVPQPSTALTAYGWDSSLDSDFAVHAERGLAPGRIVRVDRGLCDVVLPDGSGGLKAVRADTEDVFTRDPMGIACTGDWAAVDETPDTGPAVRALLPRRTTFVRSTSSKRSEGQVLAANVDLAVIAVSIAAELDLGRLERFVSLAWTSGAQPLVVLTKADLVDDPGHLLDDARGAAPGVEVLVVSAATGQGVPEVANALAGTTSVLLGQSGAGKSTLTNALLGREVQEVQANRDSDGKGRHTTTTRDLLPLPGGGVVIDTPGLRGVGLWDADAGLTRTFSDIEALAGECRFPDCSHDSEPGCAVLAALEDGILTHRRLDSYRKLLRENAWIASRTDARLRSEMRREWKLRSAAGREMYERKRGGGHRKVY
- a CDS encoding LPXTG cell wall anchor domain-containing protein, translated to MRSSVLIAAAVACAAVLAGTAPAFADGPSAQPAPARSAAPSEAPSAVPSPRQVDRVPAGAPDTGVQSPAGAHGPDGTVVAAAGGGLLLLAGGTFVVTRRRRTTAG